Proteins from a single region of Ignavibacteriales bacterium:
- a CDS encoding DUF116 domain-containing protein: MKNKNKFEACNYKIALLPHCLRDLNKNCRTEMDDIDLVCKGCSKDCFINFATKLLKENDIHPYIWMNINDKKLFHNLINEYSSLGVLGIACIPELINGMMNCIKKGIPVVGIPLNANRCARWMGEYLENSFSVERLEELVDKSQSSTN; encoded by the coding sequence CTGAAAAATAAAAACAAATTTGAAGCCTGTAATTATAAAATTGCCTTACTTCCTCATTGTCTGCGCGATTTGAATAAAAACTGCCGTACAGAGATGGATGATATTGACCTTGTATGTAAAGGATGTTCGAAAGATTGCTTTATTAACTTTGCTACAAAATTATTAAAGGAAAATGATATTCATCCATACATTTGGATGAACATAAACGACAAAAAACTTTTTCACAATTTAATAAATGAATATAGCTCGTTAGGTGTCCTTGGAATTGCATGCATTCCAGAGCTGATTAACGGTATGATGAATTGCATTAAAAAAGGAATCCCTGTCGTCGGCATCCCGCTTAATGCAAACCGGTGTGCAAGATGGATGGGAGAATATCTTGAAAATTCTTTTAGCGTAGAAAGGTTAGAGGAATTGGTAGATAAATCGCAAAGCTCAACTAATTAA
- a CDS encoding DUF3376 domain-containing protein: MSNYEKELRIGLVLYGGVSLCMYIFGVVYEFLRLVRKDGAYKQLTDEAKIKPIIDVISGTSAGGINGIFLAKALATGASLDSLKSLWIEEGDLDKLIDMGKNPVSLLDSNNYMKKLENALNGVKLSPDDQKNFQPEFELLDLFITATDLDGVFQTFEGNYFNSPVTVKSYETVFQFKIRPERYEKVIGIEDKLLNENRTGRNDFSGENEYQKNKYLARVAATTSAFPVAFAPVKYTVEDKKRMKEIFQESVCKGDGTKNTVYGDGGMVNNRPFNYTVQTIFNRQADTIVDRKLFFVEPDPETVKFALEEKDGTLKRVADKEEADGFDSLKGLFEAGLYQSIASDLKNVFERNNKIVEVKKVLRDMEAELIIFISNNSNNIREGIISNPIHNSYTNFKVKSLCSKIENNLVQKIIDKKIEAEIKSLVKNKLNDLAKDKYEFLQTFDYPFRIRRLRYFISMINRWVRENEDIEKTTVEKLSELKLKLYNFVEFYNHQAWRINNFIPIITKENCNDVINDYTEKFKKIMSDEFKEQSRKIIVELQDYLAINKLNEKFGIKILLNDIFNAFEFLDMHIFPMIILSDIGEADPIEIIRISPDLATHYSNGDNLISDKLAGEMLMHFSAFLKKSWRENDILQGRLDAAELIVRTILNEPENQKTAESIIDNLCKGIVETELKEIINRRKCEITNSAINQDDLNKIKTILDERCGLDIKATEEYFKTNYKVGLENLKDIPQNYVVVLGAKVLRTFGFLVQRIPGKATPLISKMLNKPAQIVSKVNSYIYYMVLALKGELKSLTQNILLFVSLFILVLLTLNIFGMVKIQTPFIWGAVGLLFVFIITNSKWIRVISSAAYIGFVFLHYYNRGSFDAIISFFN, encoded by the coding sequence ATGAGTAATTACGAAAAGGAATTACGTATTGGTCTGGTGCTTTATGGGGGAGTTTCTTTATGTATGTATATTTTTGGAGTAGTTTACGAATTCCTGCGTCTGGTTCGCAAAGATGGAGCGTATAAACAACTTACTGATGAAGCTAAAATAAAGCCAATAATTGATGTTATATCCGGAACATCCGCTGGTGGAATAAATGGTATCTTTCTGGCAAAAGCACTTGCAACAGGTGCCTCACTTGATTCATTAAAATCTCTTTGGATTGAAGAAGGCGATCTGGATAAACTAATTGATATGGGGAAAAATCCTGTATCGCTTCTTGATTCCAACAACTATATGAAGAAACTTGAAAACGCACTAAATGGAGTTAAACTTAGTCCAGATGATCAAAAAAATTTTCAACCAGAGTTTGAGTTATTAGATTTATTTATAACTGCAACCGATCTTGATGGAGTTTTTCAAACTTTCGAAGGAAATTATTTTAACAGCCCGGTAACTGTAAAATCATACGAAACTGTTTTTCAATTTAAGATCCGTCCTGAAAGATATGAGAAAGTAATAGGTATTGAAGATAAATTATTGAACGAAAACCGAACTGGACGAAATGATTTTTCTGGAGAAAATGAATACCAAAAAAACAAGTACCTTGCACGAGTTGCGGCTACAACTTCTGCTTTTCCAGTTGCATTTGCACCGGTTAAATATACAGTGGAAGATAAAAAAAGAATGAAGGAAATTTTTCAGGAAAGCGTTTGTAAAGGCGATGGTACAAAAAACACGGTATATGGCGATGGTGGGATGGTTAACAATAGACCATTCAACTATACTGTACAAACCATTTTTAATAGACAGGCTGACACAATAGTTGACCGTAAATTATTTTTTGTTGAGCCAGATCCTGAAACTGTTAAATTTGCTCTTGAAGAAAAAGATGGGACTTTGAAAAGAGTGGCGGATAAAGAGGAAGCTGATGGATTCGATTCTTTAAAAGGATTGTTTGAAGCTGGATTATATCAAAGTATTGCAAGCGATTTGAAAAATGTATTTGAAAGAAACAATAAAATTGTTGAAGTAAAAAAAGTGTTGCGGGATATGGAAGCCGAACTCATTATTTTTATTTCAAATAATTCCAACAATATTAGAGAAGGAATTATTAGCAATCCTATCCACAATTCATATACAAATTTCAAAGTAAAAAGCCTTTGCAGTAAAATAGAAAATAATTTAGTTCAAAAAATCATCGATAAAAAAATTGAAGCTGAAATAAAATCTCTTGTTAAAAATAAACTAAATGACTTAGCGAAAGATAAATATGAATTTCTACAAACTTTTGATTACCCGTTCCGCATTCGCCGATTAAGATATTTCATTAGTATGATAAATCGCTGGGTTAGGGAGAATGAAGATATCGAGAAGACTACAGTGGAAAAGTTGAGTGAACTCAAATTGAAACTTTACAATTTCGTTGAGTTCTATAATCATCAAGCATGGCGGATTAATAACTTTATCCCAATTATTACAAAGGAAAATTGCAATGATGTTATAAATGATTACACGGAAAAATTTAAGAAAATAATGTCAGACGAATTCAAAGAGCAATCGAGAAAAATAATTGTAGAGTTACAGGATTACTTAGCTATAAATAAATTGAATGAAAAATTCGGTATAAAAATATTACTCAATGATATTTTTAATGCTTTTGAATTTTTAGATATGCACATTTTTCCAATGATTATTCTTTCAGATATTGGTGAAGCAGATCCTATCGAAATAATTAGGATTTCGCCGGATTTGGCAACTCATTATTCAAATGGTGACAATTTAATTTCTGATAAACTTGCCGGAGAAATGTTGATGCACTTTAGTGCATTCCTAAAAAAATCCTGGAGGGAGAATGATATTCTTCAAGGCAGGCTTGATGCTGCTGAATTAATTGTAAGAACAATATTGAATGAACCTGAAAATCAAAAGACCGCTGAAAGTATTATAGACAATCTGTGTAAAGGAATTGTCGAGACTGAATTGAAGGAAATTATAAACAGACGGAAATGTGAAATTACAAATTCGGCTATCAATCAAGATGATCTGAATAAAATAAAAACGATTTTGGATGAGAGATGCGGATTGGACATCAAGGCGACAGAAGAATATTTTAAAACTAATTACAAAGTTGGTCTGGAAAATTTAAAAGATATTCCTCAAAATTATGTTGTAGTTCTTGGTGCCAAAGTTTTACGCACGTTTGGATTTTTGGTTCAACGGATACCAGGAAAAGCCACACCATTAATTTCCAAAATGTTAAATAAGCCAGCTCAAATTGTTTCTAAGGTTAATAGTTATATTTATTACATGGTGTTAGCGTTAAAGGGGGAGTTAAAATCACTTACGCAAAATATTCTACTTTTTGTTTCTTTGTTTATTTTAGTTCTGCTAACACTAAATATTTTTGGGATGGTAAAAATTCAAACACCATTTATTTGGGGCGCAGTCGGATTGCTTTTCGTTTTTATTATAACAAACAGTAAGTGGATTCGGGTTATTTCATCCGCAGCCTATATAGGATTTGTCTTTCTGCATTATTATAATCGTGGCAGTTTTGATGCAATTATAAGCTTCTTCAATTAA
- a CDS encoding phosphodiester glycosidase family protein has translation MKKFLLFIFSTLFITNLYSQYQLDTVSSKTAGPGVIHTKILVKSAPWTINVLEVDLKNPFIKIESVKSKDKLIGMERASSISSRKNYDGHHVVGAVNADFYNTANGIPINIQVANGELLRTPIALSTIGFDVDKKPMLNIVNFQGKVIAQNSSAFVSEVNTARGENQLILYNSYFGNSTATNLWGTEVLIQPIDEWLMNDTMNCVVENLVKATGNMIIPAGKTVLSGHGSSETFINNNIKIGDTIKVYMGISPGISRLKEMLGGFPKIVADGKDYVDQGYQQEGGPSHTYEKHPRTAAGFSADSSKLFLITVDGRQAISAGMDLHELAKIMIQLGVYQGLNFDGGGSTTMVVRGKIENSPSDPGGERSVANAMLVVSSEPVVPVGIKVTPKRIYVDTSTVVNFETGLKDKYETLSALNNDLCNWTVDSPLIGKVDSHGNFRGLADGVVKVIVEYHGFYDTAEVHIELGKGIRTLDTLDNLSTWILSGANYDSLATNISFSQDYKTLGNGSFKVDYKFTYEGKFNYIYLDPVAPIQIYGTPESFFLDVKADSVKHKMFYVVSDNDGELFRVNANKYLERAFTFDTITCPTTKYIPINNSQTLNFPISIKRIEVQLGSKKVNGQIYSGTLYFDNLRVKYSTPTTNVSAESMVAKGFYLLQNYPNPFNPVTQIRWHSAIRDDTILKVFDVLGREVATLINKETEAGLHQVSWNASNCSSGLYFYRLQSGNFSETKKMILVR, from the coding sequence ATGAAAAAATTTCTCTTATTTATATTTTCAACTCTATTCATTACCAATTTATATTCCCAATATCAATTAGACACAGTTTCAAGCAAGACGGCTGGACCGGGTGTAATCCATACTAAGATTCTTGTTAAATCTGCACCCTGGACAATTAATGTTCTGGAAGTAGATTTGAAAAATCCATTTATTAAAATTGAATCAGTAAAATCCAAGGATAAATTGATTGGAATGGAAAGAGCAAGCTCTATTTCATCAAGAAAAAATTACGATGGGCATCATGTTGTTGGTGCTGTTAATGCCGATTTTTATAATACAGCTAATGGTATTCCGATTAACATCCAAGTTGCCAATGGAGAACTGCTTCGAACACCAATTGCACTTTCTACAATTGGATTTGATGTTGATAAAAAACCCATGCTTAATATTGTTAATTTCCAGGGAAAAGTTATTGCTCAAAACTCAAGTGCTTTTGTAAGTGAAGTTAATACTGCGCGCGGAGAAAATCAGTTAATATTATACAATAGTTATTTTGGAAATTCTACAGCTACAAACCTGTGGGGAACTGAAGTGTTAATTCAACCTATTGATGAATGGTTAATGAATGATACAATGAACTGTGTAGTTGAAAACCTTGTAAAAGCAACTGGTAATATGATTATACCTGCAGGTAAAACTGTTCTTTCTGGTCACGGTTCTTCCGAAACTTTTATAAACAACAATATTAAAATTGGTGATACAATAAAAGTTTATATGGGAATTTCACCGGGTATTTCCAGGTTAAAAGAAATGTTGGGCGGCTTTCCCAAAATTGTGGCTGATGGAAAAGATTATGTTGATCAAGGCTATCAACAGGAAGGTGGTCCATCGCATACTTATGAAAAACATCCACGAACTGCAGCAGGTTTTTCAGCAGATAGCTCAAAATTATTTTTAATCACTGTTGATGGAAGACAGGCAATAAGTGCAGGTATGGATTTACACGAGCTTGCTAAAATAATGATTCAACTTGGCGTTTACCAAGGTTTAAATTTTGATGGCGGAGGATCTACTACCATGGTTGTTAGAGGGAAAATAGAAAATTCCCCGAGTGATCCGGGTGGAGAACGTTCAGTTGCAAATGCTATGCTTGTTGTTTCTTCGGAACCTGTTGTACCAGTTGGAATTAAGGTAACTCCGAAAAGGATTTATGTTGATACTTCTACCGTTGTAAACTTTGAAACGGGCTTGAAGGATAAATATGAAACTTTATCTGCATTGAACAATGATTTATGCAACTGGACTGTTGATAGTCCTCTTATTGGAAAAGTTGATTCTCATGGTAATTTCAGAGGACTTGCTGATGGTGTTGTGAAAGTGATTGTTGAATATCATGGTTTTTATGACACCGCTGAAGTGCATATTGAATTAGGTAAAGGAATTAGAACCTTAGATACTTTAGACAACTTATCAACCTGGATTTTAAGCGGTGCAAATTATGATTCACTGGCAACTAATATTAGTTTTTCTCAAGACTACAAAACTTTAGGCAATGGTTCATTTAAAGTTGATTACAAATTTACATATGAAGGTAAGTTCAATTACATTTACCTTGATCCTGTTGCACCAATACAAATTTACGGTACACCGGAATCCTTTTTTCTTGACGTGAAAGCAGACAGCGTTAAACATAAAATGTTTTATGTTGTATCTGATAATGATGGAGAACTTTTCCGTGTTAATGCAAACAAATACCTGGAAAGGGCATTCACCTTTGATACAATTACCTGTCCAACAACCAAATATATTCCAATAAACAACAGCCAGACACTTAATTTTCCAATTTCAATTAAAAGGATTGAAGTACAGCTTGGGAGCAAAAAAGTAAATGGACAAATTTATTCCGGTACATTATACTTCGATAATCTGAGGGTAAAATATTCCACACCTACAACAAATGTATCTGCTGAATCGATGGTTGCCAAAGGTTTTTATCTTTTACAAAATTATCCAAATCCATTTAATCCGGTAACACAAATCAGATGGCACTCTGCCATTAGAGACGACACAATATTAAAAGTCTTCGATGTTCTTGGAAGAGAAGTTGCTACTTTAATTAACAAGGAAACAGAAGCTGGACTGCACCAGGTTTCTTGGAATGCAAGTAATTGTTCAAGTGGTCTTTATTTTTACAGACTTCAAAGTGGAAATTTTTCTGAGACAAAAAAGATGATTTTAGTTCGTTAA
- a CDS encoding T9SS type A sorting domain-containing protein: protein MNRNFLLIIIFLGTQSIQWSNPTDNTPITELSELVFDNNDKWTMELLFPFGYWAEVTDSIVIKISNVGSKLKKKYLNGIFVAFITSDNLTIPLSINRQGDTIKIFTYSNIFNNKSVREDRLIFGDCPGAGVGKPINGYSIFRLSDGPAKSTWEVNFLTKNPSLGVLNKSIGQYGILKGSFYDRNGKLISKLGLFGVIGYPYFELETPLKIDSTGAYSTQIFNTIYKAGQIKIKGWDFPGYLTIIEIDSFELKDIHPDTLVIQDIHLKWDCGFCQVLDEVEDYVTPITDEFKLINYPNPFNSSTNFFIKIPSWTKNKSTNINIYNISGQLVRSIPATESSTLKWDGRDMNGGTMSSGIYYYNLIMDKQVMKSGSMILLK, encoded by the coding sequence ATGAATAGAAATTTTCTATTGATAATTATCTTTTTAGGAACACAATCTATTCAGTGGTCTAACCCAACTGATAATACTCCCATTACTGAATTATCAGAACTGGTTTTTGATAATAACGACAAATGGACGATGGAGCTTTTGTTTCCATTTGGCTATTGGGCTGAGGTAACTGATAGTATTGTTATTAAAATTTCAAATGTGGGGTCAAAATTAAAAAAAAAATATTTAAATGGTATTTTTGTAGCTTTTATAACTTCTGACAATCTCACGATACCGCTTTCAATAAACCGACAGGGTGATACAATAAAAATTTTTACTTATTCAAATATTTTTAACAATAAAAGTGTTAGAGAAGATCGGTTAATTTTTGGTGATTGTCCTGGTGCAGGTGTAGGTAAACCAATTAATGGATATTCCATTTTTAGATTAAGTGATGGTCCTGCCAAAAGTACATGGGAGGTTAATTTCCTTACTAAAAATCCATCATTAGGTGTTCTAAATAAAAGTATTGGTCAATATGGAATACTGAAAGGTAGCTTTTATGATAGGAATGGAAAGTTAATATCAAAACTTGGATTGTTTGGAGTAATTGGTTATCCATATTTTGAATTAGAGACACCACTTAAAATTGATTCAACTGGCGCATATTCAACACAAATATTTAATACTATTTATAAAGCAGGACAAATTAAAATTAAAGGTTGGGATTTCCCTGGATATTTAACTATAATAGAGATAGATTCATTTGAGTTGAAGGATATCCATCCAGATACTTTAGTTATTCAAGATATACATCTTAAATGGGATTGTGGTTTTTGCCAGGTTCTTGATGAAGTTGAAGATTATGTAACTCCAATTACAGATGAATTTAAACTAATTAACTATCCTAATCCTTTTAATTCTTCAACTAACTTCTTTATCAAAATTCCTTCATGGACAAAAAATAAATCAACGAATATTAATATCTATAATATTAGTGGGCAACTTGTCAGAAGTATTCCAGCAACAGAAAGCTCAACACTAAAATGGGACGGAAGAGATATGAATGGTGGAACAATGTCATCAGGAATATATTATTACAATCTTATTATGGATAAACAGGTAATGAAAAGCGGCTCGATGATTTTGTTGAAGTGA
- a CDS encoding CotH kinase family protein — MIFSRFNLWLAVLIISVSSLHFYGQTFSSNLPIVKINTNGKSIPNSVKITADLKIINNGEGNRNNITDVPNDYNGKIGIELRGSSSQMFPKKQYSLETRDSLGNPLDSHVLGLPKENDWVLSASFNDKSFIRDVLAFKIMTEMGYYSSRYKFCELFLNGEYRGIYILFEKIKRNKNRVDISKLALTSSTGDSLTGGYIIKIDKWDGEGNAGWESNFLPQPYSAYKIYYQYHYPKPEDITLQQKNYIQNFIRVFEAVMAGSQFSDTTNGYPKYIDVDSFVDNFIINEFSRNVDGYRLSTFFYKDRDSKNPKLFAGPLWDYNLAFGNADYYDGWLTEGWEINYLTTDQSFISGDSYQPPFWWGKLYKDPRFMTKVKSRWKELRSNILSETYINHFIDSLAVQLDEAQQRNFALWKILGTYVWPNPYDEWILSTYGEQITYLKNWIKQRIAWIDYQLGLSDVKEDRGNLPTTFKLYQNYPNPFNPSTSIKYNIPENGFVKLMIFDILGREVKTLVNGSRSAGNHIEKWNATNFASGLYFYQLEFTAQGMSKTTLRKKMVLTK; from the coding sequence ATGATATTTAGCAGATTTAATTTATGGTTAGCAGTTTTAATAATAAGTGTTTCATCTTTACATTTTTACGGACAAACTTTCTCCAGTAATCTTCCAATTGTAAAAATTAACACTAATGGAAAATCTATTCCGAATTCTGTTAAAATTACTGCTGATCTTAAGATAATTAATAACGGAGAAGGAAACAGGAATAATATTACTGATGTACCGAATGATTACAACGGGAAAATTGGAATTGAATTAAGAGGATCTTCTTCACAAATGTTTCCCAAAAAACAATATTCCCTGGAAACACGCGATTCTCTTGGGAATCCTTTGGATAGCCATGTACTTGGCTTGCCCAAAGAAAATGATTGGGTCCTTTCCGCTTCCTTTAATGATAAATCATTTATTAGAGATGTTTTAGCTTTTAAGATAATGACCGAGATGGGATATTATTCAAGCCGATATAAATTTTGCGAACTGTTTTTAAATGGTGAATATCGCGGTATATATATTCTGTTTGAGAAAATTAAAAGAAATAAAAATCGGGTTGATATTTCAAAACTTGCTTTAACTTCGTCTACAGGTGATTCTCTTACCGGCGGATATATAATTAAAATTGATAAATGGGATGGTGAAGGAAATGCCGGATGGGAATCAAATTTTTTGCCTCAACCGTATTCAGCGTACAAAATATATTATCAATATCATTATCCCAAACCCGAAGATATAACTCTACAGCAGAAAAATTATATCCAGAATTTTATCAGGGTATTTGAAGCGGTTATGGCAGGCTCTCAGTTTTCTGATACAACAAATGGTTATCCTAAATATATTGATGTAGATTCTTTTGTAGATAATTTTATTATAAATGAATTTTCCAGAAATGTTGATGGATATAGGTTGAGCACGTTTTTTTATAAGGACAGAGATAGTAAAAATCCTAAATTGTTTGCTGGACCTTTATGGGATTATAATTTAGCTTTTGGAAACGCTGATTATTATGATGGTTGGCTTACTGAAGGTTGGGAAATAAATTACCTTACTACTGATCAGTCTTTTATATCTGGTGATAGTTACCAACCTCCATTTTGGTGGGGTAAACTTTATAAAGATCCCAGATTTATGACGAAGGTAAAGTCCAGGTGGAAAGAACTGCGTAGTAATATTTTAAGTGAAACATATATTAATCATTTCATTGATTCGCTTGCTGTACAGCTTGATGAAGCACAGCAAAGAAATTTTGCTCTATGGAAAATCTTAGGGACTTATGTATGGCCCAATCCTTATGATGAGTGGATTTTATCAACTTATGGTGAACAGATAACTTATTTAAAGAATTGGATAAAGCAAAGAATAGCCTGGATCGATTATCAACTTGGTTTAAGTGATGTTAAAGAGGATAGAGGCAACCTACCAACCACGTTTAAACTTTATCAGAATTATCCTAATCCTTTCAATCCTTCTACCAGCATTAAATATAATATTCCGGAAAATGGATTTGTAAAACTTATGATCTTTGATATTTTGGGAAGAGAAGTAAAAACTCTGGTTAATGGAAGCAGATCTGCAGGAAACCATATTGAAAAATGGAATGCAACTAATTTTGCCAGCGGTTTATATTTCTACCAATTGGAATTTACAGCGCAGGGTATGAGTAAAACTACTTTAAGAAAGAAAATGGTTTTAACAAAATAA
- a CDS encoding alpha-amylase family glycosyl hydrolase: MFSSRIKIICLLFFALIQTLSWGQITSDLIEVKKITIGVPDTTLISDLFYSKNYNLKIFENKNVDANYSKSSQKLILNAKNNFTGLTLLDFSLTGKKYSIPILSESPQNGQKPILQKFTYKPAKKVNEVKIFGSFNDWNKNNHPLKEVNGVYEIFIPLLPGSYTYKFIVDGKEIVDPENPQRTPTGFDDFNSVINIGDSKIEKCYLHNNRYEATKNFTKLFFIYERDNQKNKIVKENISALIDNQKVSADNITIEGNTIEVSLPSSFMKGEKIFRIAVTQNDRATNLQTLFLVNGKPADKEKHNSWYDSNIYSIMIDRFNDGDKLNDIPVAHDSLFPQANYMGGDFQGIINKIEDGYFDSLSINVIWISPVYDNPDVAFREFPKPHRWYSGYHGYWPVHHQMVEEKFGTMEKLKELVAKAHNHKIKILLDFVAHHVHIDHPFYKEHPDWFGKLKLPDGRLNLRFWDEYRLTTWFEPYMPSFDFINSSNAINAMTENAVWWLKESGADGFRHDAVKHVPNEFWRALTKRLKEEIGIPENKIVYQIGETFGNHKLVKSYVNNGQLNAQFNFDLSYFAIPVFLEQDKSFTTLDLHMKQCLDVYGVNNLMGNIMDSHDKVRFMAYADGDFKTQGVDSREMAWNNPPQVDHADSYKKAELYLAFMHTIPGLPIIYYGSEFGMTGLDDPDNRRMMKFGVQLSQLEKEMLKITRTITKLRLEHSALRYGDFQTLKADNLIYSYLRADMNEKLIVVLNKDQKEQTTELRIPSVYKSQKLIDVLNNDSIEIKNNTATLVLPAFGWKVYRIEN, from the coding sequence ATGTTTTCATCAAGAATCAAGATTATTTGTTTATTGTTTTTTGCATTAATTCAAACATTAAGTTGGGGACAAATTACCAGCGATTTAATTGAAGTAAAAAAAATAACCATCGGTGTACCTGATACAACTTTAATTTCTGATCTCTTTTATTCGAAAAATTATAATTTGAAAATCTTTGAGAATAAAAATGTTGATGCAAATTATTCTAAATCTTCACAGAAATTAATCTTAAATGCAAAAAATAATTTCACAGGATTGACACTTCTCGATTTTTCACTCACCGGAAAAAAATATTCAATTCCAATCCTTTCTGAATCACCACAAAATGGGCAGAAGCCAATTTTACAAAAGTTTACTTACAAGCCAGCAAAAAAAGTTAATGAAGTTAAGATATTTGGAAGCTTTAATGACTGGAACAAGAATAACCATCCATTAAAGGAAGTAAATGGGGTTTATGAAATTTTTATTCCACTTTTACCCGGTAGTTACACTTACAAATTTATAGTTGATGGAAAAGAAATAGTTGATCCCGAAAATCCACAAAGGACACCAACAGGATTTGATGATTTTAATTCTGTAATAAATATTGGTGATTCAAAAATTGAAAAGTGCTATCTGCACAACAATAGATATGAAGCAACAAAAAACTTTACAAAATTATTCTTCATCTATGAAAGAGACAATCAGAAGAATAAAATTGTTAAAGAAAATATTTCTGCTTTGATTGACAATCAAAAAGTAAGTGCCGATAATATTACAATTGAAGGAAACACAATTGAAGTATCGCTTCCCTCTTCTTTTATGAAAGGAGAAAAAATTTTTAGAATTGCCGTTACTCAAAATGACAGAGCAACTAATCTTCAAACATTGTTTTTAGTTAATGGAAAACCAGCTGATAAAGAAAAACATAATTCCTGGTATGACAGTAATATATACTCAATTATGATTGACAGATTTAACGATGGGGATAAATTGAACGATATTCCGGTTGCTCACGATTCTCTTTTCCCTCAGGCAAATTATATGGGGGGTGATTTCCAGGGAATCATTAATAAAATTGAAGATGGATATTTTGATTCGTTAAGCATAAATGTTATTTGGATTTCTCCAGTCTATGATAATCCAGATGTTGCATTCAGGGAATTTCCAAAACCTCATCGATGGTATTCCGGATACCACGGCTACTGGCCTGTTCATCACCAAATGGTTGAAGAAAAATTTGGGACAATGGAAAAGTTGAAGGAATTAGTAGCAAAAGCTCATAATCATAAAATAAAAATACTATTGGATTTTGTAGCTCATCATGTTCATATCGATCATCCATTTTATAAAGAACATCCGGACTGGTTTGGTAAATTAAAGTTACCGGATGGAAGATTAAATCTGCGTTTCTGGGATGAGTATCGTTTAACAACCTGGTTCGAGCCATACATGCCTTCTTTCGATTTTATCAACTCAAGCAATGCAATAAATGCAATGACGGAAAATGCCGTATGGTGGTTAAAAGAATCCGGTGCTGACGGATTTAGACATGATGCCGTTAAGCATGTTCCAAACGAATTTTGGAGAGCCTTGACAAAAAGGTTAAAAGAAGAAATTGGTATTCCAGAAAATAAAATTGTATATCAGATTGGAGAAACATTCGGGAACCATAAGCTGGTCAAATCGTATGTAAACAACGGACAACTAAATGCTCAATTCAATTTTGATCTATCATACTTTGCTATTCCGGTTTTTCTTGAACAGGATAAATCATTTACAACACTTGATTTGCATATGAAGCAATGCCTGGATGTTTATGGTGTAAATAACCTTATGGGAAATATTATGGATAGTCATGATAAAGTGCGCTTTATGGCGTATGCTGATGGCGATTTTAAAACCCAGGGTGTTGATTCAAGGGAAATGGCGTGGAATAATCCACCGCAAGTTGACCACGCAGACAGTTATAAGAAAGCAGAATTATATCTTGCTTTTATGCATACCATCCCAGGACTTCCAATTATTTATTACGGATCAGAATTTGGGATGACTGGCTTAGATGATCCGGATAATAGAAGAATGATGAAATTTGGAGTTCAGCTAAGTCAATTAGAAAAAGAAATGTTAAAGATAACCAGGACAATTACAAAACTACGATTGGAACATTCCGCTTTAAGATATGGTGATTTCCAAACCTTAAAAGCAGATAATTTAATTTACTCATATCTACGCGCTGATATGAATGAAAAACTAATTGTAGTTTTAAACAAAGATCAAAAAGAACAAACGACTGAACTTCGGATTCCTTCTGTTTATAAATCTCAAAAACTGATTGATGTTTTAAATAATGATTCGATTGAAATAAAAAACAATACAGCCACGTTAGTTCTTCCTGCCTTTGGTTGGAAGGTATACAGGATAGAAAATTAA